One Bacteroidales bacterium genomic window, GATTAAATGAACAGTCATAGTTTTTATTAGTATGACTTTGATATAAATCCAACAAATCAAATTCTTGTGTATTTTGTTTTTTGATGGTTTCTAAAAGCTGACCACCAATAAAATACAAACTATATTCAGGCTTTATGTCTCTTGGTAGAATCATTTTATATTTGGGTCTTCTAAAATTTTACAGCGAATAAAAGCATCAGCAACAATAATACTAATAGCTGTTTTTATATCTTCATTATCAGCGTTAAGATTTGAAGATCTTAAAATATCAATATCAAGTTTATTGATTATATTTTTAATAATTTTATCGGCATTGCTACGAATAATCTCTATATCGTTATTAGTTGTCAGGCTTCCTTTTTCTATTTTATAAAAATCTGAAACAATCCTTAGTAATTTACTCTTTTTCCCCGGTTTTTCCTGTTCAAGTGTTTTATATATTTTCTCTAACACTTTACCATATACCTTATAACCATTAATCAAATATTGGTATGTTTTGATGTTATTGTATTTTATTTTATCTTCAATTACAGGTGCTTCATTTATCTCACCCAAAATTGTTTTATCTTCAAGGTTGATTTTTGAAATTGCGTTAACGACTTTTGCTAAAATAGAAGGATTCCTGATAACATTGTAGAAATTATTAATGCTAATATTTCCATCGTTACCAGTCTGATAGCCAGTTCCTCCTTTGCCTATATTTTGCTTTTGACTTGTCATTTGTTAATATTAATAGTACCTCCTGTACCAGTTTGGTACCCTGTACTTTCATTGCCTATTTTTTGTTTTTGCTTATTGCTTAGATTTATTTGTTTCTTGTATTTATTCTTCTTTATCATTTGAACAATACCAAAAATAAAAGATACTAAACCAAAAATCCATCCTGAAATTGAGAAAAAATCCATAATTAATCTGTTTCAAAACAAAAATATAAAATATTATTGCCATATAATTATTTAATTGCTTAATTTTTTAAAGTTTTTATCAATATATACCATAGCCTCATTTTCATCCTCCTCAATAGCTTTTTCAACAGCAGTTTTTGCCAACTCCTGCAATTGCTCCGATTGCTTTTTAAGCCGAAAACTTTCTTCTATTTTGTCTCTGATTTGTTGTTGGTTATTTTCCTTAATTAAATAGTAAAACCAATTAATCTACATTGTCATACAAATACGAGTTATCTTCACTTATTCTAGGGTTTTTATCCTCATCTTCAGATAATGTATATTTTGAAATTTCAGAATTATTATCAGAAGATAAATCCATATCATTAATTTCAATTTTTTTTCGCTTATAAGCAGGTTCATTTTCCAATTCTTCAATATCACTGGTTTTTCTTAGTTTATTGCTTAGTTCTTTTAATTTATCGTAATTTAATTTTAGATTTTCAGACCTTTCTTTTGCTCTTTTTTCCATTTCCGGTTGGTCTGAACTATTATGTATTTCAGATATTTCACTTTTAATTCTTTTTCCGTCCAAACCAAATTTTTCAACATGTTTATCCGAAATATTATCAAAAAGAATTAATTGTTTATCATCACTCAAATCATCATCATCATTAATTTCAAATATATTATCTTCAAGTTCGTTTTTATCACTAATCTTTTTATTATTATCGAGATAAACAATTTTTTTCTTTTTTTCTTTTTTAATCATTAATTCAGGAATATTAGAAGTATTAAAACCTGTTGCTATAATTGTAACATTTATTTTATCATCAAGTTTTTCGTCTGTTCCGCATCCCCAAATAATATCAGCATTTTGTCCGGTAACATCTTGTACATAATCTGTTATTTGTCCAACTTCATCCATTGTAATTTCTTTTTTACCAGAAGTAATATTAAGAAGAATATTTTTTGCGCCTTTAATTTCGTTATCATTTAACAAAGGAGAAGTAAGTGCTACTTCGATAGCTTTAACTGCCCTCTCAGCACCTTCAGAGGAAGCAGAACCCATAATTGCAACGCCACTATTAGTCATAACTGTCTGTACATCAGCAAAATCAACATTCAGACTTCCGTGAACAGTAATTATTTCAGCAATTCCTTTTGCAGCAATTGTTAATACATTATCTGCATTAGCAAAAGCTTCGGAAAGTTTTAAATCACCGTAAATTTCTCTTAGTTTTTCATTGTTAATAACTAAAAGAGAATCAACATGTTCATTAAGTTCTGCTATTCC contains:
- the ftsZ gene encoding cell division protein FtsZ, with protein sequence MSVELMNFDLPKDQSSIIKVIGVGGGGSNAVNHMFKQGITDVDFVICNTDAQALKNSSVPVKVQLGASLTQGRGAGSKPEHGKQAAIESLETISEVLSHNTKMVFITAGMGGGTGTGAAPIIAQEAKEQGILTIAIVTIPFRFEGQRRLNQALEGIAELNEHVDSLLVINNEKLREIYGDLKLSEAFANADNVLTIAAKGIAEIITVHGSLNVDFADVQTVMTNSGVAIMGSASSEGAERAVKAIEVALTSPLLNDNEIKGAKNILLNITSGKKEITMDEVGQITDYVQDVTGQNADIIWGCGTDEKLDDKINVTIIATGFNTSNIPELMIKKEKKKKIVYLDNNKKISDKNELEDNIFEINDDDDLSDDKQLILFDNISDKHVEKFGLDGKRIKSEISEIHNSSDQPEMEKRAKERSENLKLNYDKLKELSNKLRKTSDIEELENEPAYKRKKIEINDMDLSSDNNSEISKYTLSEDEDKNPRISEDNSYLYDNVD